The Streptomyces tubercidicus DNA segment CAGCTCGCTGGTGTCGACCGCACAGCACAGACAGCCGTTGCCGAGCGAGACCATCGAGTCGACCTGCCCGGCGACCGTCATGGCATCGATCTCGATGCTGCCGAAGTCATTGACGATCGCGCCGATCCGGGTGCCGTCGCCGGTGCCGAGCAGGTGGTTGAGGAGGGTGGTCTTGCCCGACCCGAGAAAGCCCGCGAGCACGACGACCGGGATCTGTTGCGTGGCCAAGGGGGACGCCTCCATGGTGCGGGTGGCGGGCCGCACGGACCGGCGGCGGACGAGCTGTCGATCGTAACGGACCGCCGACGCCGCGGGCTCGGCCCCGCCCGGCCGCCTTCCCGCTAGCGGGGTGCGACGACGGGCAGCGGCTGCGGCGGGGGCGGTCCGACATACCGGGCAGCAGGGCGGATGATCTTCGAATCCTGGGCCTGCTCCAGGATGTTGGCGCTCCAGCCAACCACCCGGGCCGCACAGAAGGTGGGCGTGAACATCTCGCGCGGAAGTCCGCACAGCTCCATGACGACGCCCGCGTACAGCTCCACATTGATGTGCAGCTCACGGCCGGGCTTCAGCTCGGCAAGCAGCTCTTCGACCCTCGCCTCCACCTGGACGGCGAATTCCACCAACGGGCCACCGAACTGCTCGGCAATACCACGCAGCATCCTGGAGCGCGGGTCCTCGGTGCGATAGACGGAGTGACCGAATCCCATGATCCGGTCACCGCGCAGCACGCGGTCGCGGATCCATGAGTCGATGCGGTCGGGGGTGCCGATGGCGTCGAGCATGTCCAGTGCGCGGCTGGGCGCACCACCGTGCAGCGGCCCGGAGAGCGCACCGACGGCGCCGACAAGGCAGGCCGCGAGGTCGGCACCGGTGGAGGCAATGACGCGTGCGGTGAAGGTCGAGGCGTTGAAACCGTGGTCGATGGTGGAGATCAGATACGCCTCGATGGCCCGGACCTGCGCCGGCTCCGGCTCGTCACCGGTGAGCATGTAGAGGTAGTTGGCCGCATGGCCGAGGTCCGCACGCGGCTCGACGGGCTGCAGCCCCTGGCCGAGCCGGTGCAGCGCGGTGATCAGGGTCGGTACGGCGGCGCAGGCGGCGAGCGCGTCGGCACGACGGCGGGCGGCGTCGATGTCGTACAGCGGCCGGAAGCCCACCGTTGCGCCGAGCAGCGACAGCGCGGTGCGCAGCCCGGCGAGCGGACCGGAGACCGCACCGGCCTGGGCGAGGGCGGGCAGCGCATCACGCACGGCCGCAGGCAACGTGCGCAGGGCGGCGGTCTCGGCCCTGAACGCCGCCAGCTGCGCGGCGTCGGGCAGCTCCCCGTGGAACATCAGGTACCAGACGTCCTCGAAGGTGCGGGCGGTGGCCAGCTCGACGGCGGAGTACTGGCGGTAGTGGTAGAAGCCCTCGGCACCTCGGACGTCACCCAGTTGGGTCTCGGTGACGATGACGCCCGCCAGCCCCCGGGGAGCGTCGATCAGTGCATTCACCTCAGCGGTCGGCATGCTGCTCTCCTTGCTCTTCCTCACCCAAATATTGATTCGACTGTCTACGCTTGACTCAACAGTTGTCAATGTTGATTGAATCAATATGGTGGGTCTGGATACGGTGACCTCATGGCGGATCGAGAAACGGCGCAAGATGCGGGCGGGCAGCGACTGAGCACCCGGGAGGCGGCGGACCGGCTCGGTGTGAAGCCGGAGACGGTGTATGCCTACGTCAGCCGCGGCCAGCTGACCAGCCGCCGCGAGCCGGGCAGCCGCGGCAGCACCTTCGATGCACGGGAGGTCGACGCACTCGCCCGCCGTGCCCCGCGCCGCGACCCTTCACCCTCCGGTGGCGAGTCGGCAATCCGTACAGGCATCACACTCATCGACCGCGACCACTGCTACTTCCGCGGCGTCGACACATCGGAACTCGCCGCCCACTACAGCTACGAGGAGGTCGCCGAGTGGCTGTGGACCGGTGAGCTGCCTCCCGGCATCCGCTTCACCGCGCCGCAGGACGCCCTGTCCGCCGCCCACCAAGCCGTCCAGGCACTGCCGGCCCACAGCGGACCCATGGACCGGCTACGGGTCGCCGTGATCGCCGCTGCGGCCGCCGACCCGCTGCGCTTCGACCTGTCCGAGGACACCGTCGTCAAGACCGCACGCAGCCTCATCCCGACCCTTGTCGACGCCCTGCCGTCGCACGCCCCGAAGCAACGTGCTGCCGACTCGCTCTCATCACGCCTCTGGTCACGACTGACGATCGAACCGGCCGACGCCGCGGCACTCCGTGTCCTGGACGCCGCACTGGTCCTGCTCATCGACCACGACCTCGCCGCCTCCACATTCGCCGTCCGGGTCGCCGCCTCCGCCCGCGCCCATCCGTACGCGATCGTCTCGGCCGGCTTCGGGGCACTGGACGGCGTGCTGCACGGCGCCGCGAGCGGCCTCGCCCACCGGATGCTGCTGGAGGTACTGGACCGGGGCAGTGCAGCCACAGTGGTCGCCGACCACCTAAGGGCCGGCCGCCAGGTACCGGGCCTGGGCCACCCCCTCTACCCGGGCGAGGATCCACGAGCCCACACCCTCTTCCAGCTTCTGGAAGACATGCCGCAGGCCCGCCCCGCCTTGGAGGCCGCCCGCCAGGTGATCACCACAACGGCCCGGCACACGGAGCTGCACGCCAACGTAGACCTGGCCTTGGCCGTACTGACCGTCTCGACAGACATGCCTACCGAGGCGGGCGAGACCATCTTCGCCATCTCCCGCACGGCCGGCTGGATCGCCCACGCCCTTGAGGAATACGCCGAACGCCCTCTCCGCATGCGCCCCAACGGCCAGTACCACGGCCCCCGCCCGCCACAACCGTTGCCATGACAGGCGACCCGCGAGGGACAGACGGGGCAGAGCCGCCACTGAGCCCCTAACGTCGCCGCGACCGATGCGATCGGCATGACATCGACATCGCCGGAACTCACACAGAGCGACAACCGCTAACGCTGGGGGCCTTCCGCACGCCGTCGTCCCCTGGATGCCCACCCGAGATCCGACCTGGAGCGGATGAGGTTAGGCTCACCTATGTGAGTACCTGCGCCACCGCTTCCCGTGAATCGGCCGAATCGCTCGCCGGAACCGCGGCACCTGCCCGGACCTGGCTGCTCATCGAGCAAACAGGGCCGTGGGGAGCCCATGCACTGACGGAAAGTCACCTCGACCCTGACGTCGGCCGGGCACTCGAAGCCGCGGCAGAAGGGACGGGCGTACGCGTCGCCCTGATCCGGCGGCCGGGACGCCACGCCGACTGTCACGGCACGTCCAGGCAACGCGTGTTCCTCGCTCACACCGCCCCTGGACGCTCCTGGATCCGCACGACCACCGTCACCGACCCGCGGGCAGCCCTCGGCCTGGACTTCACGGCCCTGGGCACGGGAGACCATCACGGCCTCTGGGAGCCCTACATCGGCGAGCCGCTGGTCCTCGTATGCACCAACGGCAAGCGGGACCGCTGCTGCGCCTTGCTCGGCCGCCCGCTCGCTGCCGAACTCGCCGCCAGCGGAAGCGAAGTCTGGGAAGTCACCCACATCGGTGGCCATCGCTTCTCCCCCACCCTGTTCGTCCTCCCCTACGGCTACGCCTACGGACGAGCCTCGGCCCCCCTGGTCAAGGAGGCCGTGGAGGCGGCGCGCGACGGACGGATCTCTGGCGACCACTGCCGCGGGCGCTCGGCCTGGGACCGGCCGGGCCAGGCCGCTGACCTTGCTCTCCGCGGGCTGATCGGGGAGGACCGGGCGGACGCACTCGACGTCG contains these protein-coding regions:
- a CDS encoding sucrase ferredoxin produces the protein MSTCATASRESAESLAGTAAPARTWLLIEQTGPWGAHALTESHLDPDVGRALEAAAEGTGVRVALIRRPGRHADCHGTSRQRVFLAHTAPGRSWIRTTTVTDPRAALGLDFTALGTGDHHGLWEPYIGEPLVLVCTNGKRDRCCALLGRPLAAELAASGSEVWEVTHIGGHRFSPTLFVLPYGYAYGRASAPLVKEAVEAARDGRISGDHCRGRSAWDRPGQAADLALRGLIGEDRADALDVVRTDTVWPEPKPADSRTPSSQAVAGTSPAWVVTVAHSDGRTWRVSVEQRADGAAAPASCGAPLGPPARMAVVSVTAATGVLHGTPRAASS
- a CDS encoding citrate synthase produces the protein MADRETAQDAGGQRLSTREAADRLGVKPETVYAYVSRGQLTSRREPGSRGSTFDAREVDALARRAPRRDPSPSGGESAIRTGITLIDRDHCYFRGVDTSELAAHYSYEEVAEWLWTGELPPGIRFTAPQDALSAAHQAVQALPAHSGPMDRLRVAVIAAAAADPLRFDLSEDTVVKTARSLIPTLVDALPSHAPKQRAADSLSSRLWSRLTIEPADAAALRVLDAALVLLIDHDLAASTFAVRVAASARAHPYAIVSAGFGALDGVLHGAASGLAHRMLLEVLDRGSAATVVADHLRAGRQVPGLGHPLYPGEDPRAHTLFQLLEDMPQARPALEAARQVITTTARHTELHANVDLALAVLTVSTDMPTEAGETIFAISRTAGWIAHALEEYAERPLRMRPNGQYHGPRPPQPLP
- a CDS encoding citrate synthase/methylcitrate synthase — protein: MPTAEVNALIDAPRGLAGVIVTETQLGDVRGAEGFYHYRQYSAVELATARTFEDVWYLMFHGELPDAAQLAAFRAETAALRTLPAAVRDALPALAQAGAVSGPLAGLRTALSLLGATVGFRPLYDIDAARRRADALAACAAVPTLITALHRLGQGLQPVEPRADLGHAANYLYMLTGDEPEPAQVRAIEAYLISTIDHGFNASTFTARVIASTGADLAACLVGAVGALSGPLHGGAPSRALDMLDAIGTPDRIDSWIRDRVLRGDRIMGFGHSVYRTEDPRSRMLRGIAEQFGGPLVEFAVQVEARVEELLAELKPGRELHINVELYAGVVMELCGLPREMFTPTFCAARVVGWSANILEQAQDSKIIRPAARYVGPPPPQPLPVVAPR